One region of Oxalobacteraceae bacterium OTU3CAMAD1 genomic DNA includes:
- a CDS encoding SDR family oxidoreductase yields the protein MKNIKLINHELHSHAFNRPRLLIVGCGDVGMRLVPLLRRHFRVFATTSQPERRAELRALGAVPLVADLDHPASLRRLAGLAQYVVHLAPPPAEGALDRRTRNLTAILPEQGRMVYVSTTGVYGDCGGALFDESRPVAPRNPRATRRVDAEAVLRRWAVRAGSDLSILRVPGIYGAERLPIKRLQQGTPALLAAEDVYTNHIHADDLATIIVSALFGGLPNRIYHAVDDSDMKMAEYFDAVADAFGMQRPPRLPRAELQQVITPALLSFMSESRRLSNGRIKRELGVRLRYPTVAGMLAGM from the coding sequence ATGAAAAACATCAAGCTAATCAATCACGAACTACATTCCCACGCATTCAACCGGCCGCGTCTGCTGATCGTCGGCTGCGGCGACGTCGGCATGCGCCTGGTGCCGCTGCTGCGGCGCCATTTCCGCGTGTTCGCCACCACCAGCCAGCCCGAGCGTCGCGCCGAATTGCGCGCGCTGGGCGCCGTGCCGCTGGTGGCCGATCTCGACCATCCCGCCAGCTTGCGGCGCCTGGCCGGGCTGGCCCAATACGTGGTGCACCTGGCGCCGCCGCCGGCCGAGGGCGCGCTGGACCGACGCACGCGTAACCTGACCGCCATTTTACCTGAGCAAGGCCGCATGGTTTATGTCAGCACCACCGGGGTGTACGGCGATTGCGGCGGAGCGTTGTTTGACGAGAGCCGTCCGGTGGCGCCGCGCAACCCCCGGGCCACGCGCCGGGTCGACGCCGAGGCCGTGCTGCGGCGCTGGGCCGTGCGTGCCGGTTCGGACCTGTCCATACTGCGCGTGCCGGGGATTTATGGGGCCGAGCGGCTGCCGATCAAGCGCTTGCAGCAGGGCACGCCGGCCTTGCTGGCCGCCGAGGACGTATATACCAACCATATCCATGCCGACGACCTGGCGACGATCATCGTCAGCGCGCTGTTTGGCGGCTTGCCAAACCGTATCTACCACGCGGTCGATGACAGCGATATGAAGATGGCGGAGTATTTCGACGCGGTGGCGGACGCTTTCGGCATGCAACGTCCGCCGCGTTTGCCGCGTGCTGAATTGCAACAGGTGATCACGCCGGCGCTGCTGTCGTTCATGTCCGAGTCGCGCAGGCTGAGCAACGGACGCATCAAGCGGGAATTAGGCGTGCGGTTGCGTTATCCGACGGTGGCGGGGATGCTGGCGGGGATGTGA
- a CDS encoding CDP-6-deoxy-delta-3,4-glucoseen reductase produces MTFQITVQPSGHQFSCEEDETVLAAAIRAGVGLPYGCKNGACSSCRGKVLSGSVTHKAHQERALSKEDEAAGYSLFCCATAHADLVIEAREVAGSDDYPIRKMPSRVATLEKVAPDVVVMTLQLPANETLKFRAGQYIEFMLRDGKRRSYSIASPPDQGQPLALHIRHMPGGLFTDQVFTTMKERDILRFEGPMGTFFVREDTDKPMVLLASGTGFAPIKAIVEHLRAQDSQRSMTLYWGGRRPQDLYMDALCRQWEAILPNFKYVPVISAALPEDNWNGRTGYVHAAVMADLPDLSGHQVYACGAPVMVDSAKQDFVAQCRLPEEEFYADAFTTEADINKP; encoded by the coding sequence ATGACGTTTCAAATTACTGTACAGCCTAGCGGCCACCAATTCAGCTGCGAGGAAGACGAAACCGTCCTGGCGGCCGCCATCCGCGCCGGTGTCGGCTTGCCTTACGGCTGCAAGAACGGCGCCTGCAGTTCCTGCCGGGGCAAGGTTTTGTCCGGCTCGGTGACGCACAAGGCCCACCAGGAACGCGCGCTGAGCAAGGAAGACGAAGCAGCCGGCTACTCGCTGTTCTGCTGCGCCACCGCGCACGCAGACCTGGTCATCGAAGCGCGCGAAGTGGCCGGCAGCGACGACTATCCTATCCGCAAGATGCCATCGCGCGTCGCGACCCTGGAAAAAGTGGCGCCGGACGTGGTCGTGATGACCCTGCAATTGCCGGCCAACGAGACGCTGAAATTCCGCGCCGGCCAGTATATCGAATTCATGCTGCGCGACGGCAAACGCCGCAGCTACAGTATCGCTTCGCCGCCGGACCAGGGCCAGCCGCTGGCCCTGCACATCCGCCACATGCCGGGCGGCCTGTTCACCGACCAGGTGTTCACGACGATGAAGGAGCGCGACATCCTGCGCTTCGAGGGCCCGATGGGGACCTTCTTCGTGCGCGAGGATACCGACAAGCCGATGGTGCTGCTGGCCTCCGGCACCGGTTTCGCGCCGATCAAGGCGATCGTCGAGCACCTGCGGGCGCAGGACTCGCAGCGTTCGATGACCTTGTACTGGGGCGGCCGCCGCCCGCAAGACCTGTACATGGACGCGCTGTGCCGCCAGTGGGAAGCGATCCTGCCCAACTTCAAATACGTGCCGGTGATCTCGGCCGCGCTGCCCGAAGACAACTGGAACGGCCGCACCGGCTACGTGCACGCGGCCGTCATGGCCGACCTGCCCGACCTGTCCGGCCACCAGGTCTACGCCTGCGGCGCGCCGGTGATGGTCGACTCGGCCAAGCAGGACTTTGTCGCGCAGTGCCGTTTGCCGGAGGAGGAATTCTACGCCGACGCCTTTACAACAGAAGCCGACATCAACAAACCGTAA